One genomic window of Myxococcus virescens includes the following:
- a CDS encoding FHA domain-containing protein — translation MVSVNQLRPFAGASLDAFRAASGPVALIQQPVELVGQHSRGLAARTVGMAHRAYMDERLLAMLRDFDNLEVHFLQPSVDGEELTVGRTEACDLVVPDPSVSQHHATMRWNAARGGFSVRDAESMNGTFINGAPLGYRAQVLLHDGDTLAFGDAQFLYLRAETVYEHLRLASPKKAP, via the coding sequence ATGGTGTCCGTGAATCAGCTCCGCCCCTTCGCCGGTGCCTCGCTGGACGCGTTCCGGGCCGCGTCCGGCCCTGTGGCCCTCATCCAGCAGCCCGTGGAACTCGTCGGCCAGCACAGCCGGGGCTTGGCGGCACGCACCGTCGGCATGGCACACCGCGCGTACATGGACGAGCGGCTGCTCGCCATGCTCCGCGACTTCGACAACCTGGAGGTCCACTTCCTCCAGCCCTCCGTGGACGGCGAGGAGCTGACGGTCGGCCGCACCGAGGCGTGCGACCTGGTGGTGCCCGACCCGTCCGTCTCCCAACATCACGCCACGATGCGCTGGAACGCCGCCCGCGGCGGCTTCTCCGTGCGTGACGCCGAGTCCATGAACGGCACCTTCATCAACGGCGCCCCCCTGGGCTACCGCGCCCAGGTGCTGCTCCACGACGGGGACACCCTGGCCTTCGGCGACGCCCAGTTCCTCTACCTTCGCGCCGAAACCGTCTACGAACACCTGCGCCTGGCCAGCCCGAAGAAGGCCCCCTGA
- a CDS encoding vWA domain-containing protein, protein MKLRPFAHLLLLPSLLWTSCRSPVDEPGSNLPGKCESESPVIAPQKTDILFVIDNSGSMEEEQNAIATELPAFLEALKEGSGVSQDFRVGVITTSVYRLAMFQGQEQYREYTRESGRLQRVPDAAGNPTDERFIDGADPYVLEKFRRLVIQGTDGSGQETPFEAVRLAVTEPLVSTPGVENGNAGFLRDGARLLVAVVTDEEDCSTIQRPPPVWVSDDTSIDNCSEQSHLLTPVEEYFATFQQLRDSTGASRQVLWATIGPVALSDKRAELIRDTTPDGVFVRNVDCPTSYGPGHRQRAMAEAFDQGLDNLDSICRENYRDTLLRIAELATVAQSIEVVNLPDPRLVQVELTRANDEVERCSVAAGDLRYEASTETYPARLFFQSSCLRRADDKKVEVKVLCAG, encoded by the coding sequence ATGAAGCTCCGACCCTTCGCCCACCTGCTTCTGCTGCCGTCTCTCTTGTGGACGTCCTGCCGGTCGCCCGTCGACGAACCGGGCTCCAATCTCCCCGGGAAGTGCGAGAGCGAGTCCCCCGTCATCGCGCCGCAGAAGACGGACATCCTCTTCGTCATCGACAACTCCGGATCCATGGAAGAGGAGCAGAACGCCATCGCCACCGAGCTGCCCGCCTTTCTGGAGGCGCTGAAGGAGGGCAGCGGCGTCTCGCAGGACTTCCGGGTGGGCGTGATCACCACGTCCGTGTACCGGCTGGCCATGTTCCAGGGGCAGGAGCAGTACCGCGAGTACACCAGGGAGTCCGGCCGGTTGCAGCGTGTGCCAGATGCGGCGGGCAACCCCACCGACGAGCGCTTCATCGACGGCGCGGATCCGTACGTGCTGGAGAAGTTCCGCCGGCTGGTGATCCAGGGGACGGATGGCAGCGGGCAGGAGACGCCCTTCGAGGCGGTCCGGCTGGCCGTGACGGAGCCGCTGGTGTCGACGCCGGGGGTGGAGAACGGCAACGCCGGGTTCCTGCGCGACGGCGCGCGGCTGCTGGTGGCGGTGGTCACCGACGAGGAAGACTGCAGCACCATCCAGCGCCCTCCGCCGGTGTGGGTGTCCGACGACACGTCCATCGACAACTGCAGTGAGCAGTCCCATCTGCTGACGCCGGTGGAGGAGTACTTCGCCACGTTCCAGCAGCTTCGGGATTCAACGGGGGCCTCGCGTCAGGTGCTCTGGGCCACGATTGGTCCGGTGGCGCTGTCCGACAAGCGGGCGGAGCTGATCCGCGACACGACACCCGACGGTGTCTTCGTGCGCAACGTCGACTGCCCGACCTCCTACGGTCCTGGTCATCGGCAGCGCGCCATGGCGGAGGCGTTCGACCAGGGGCTCGACAACCTCGACTCCATCTGCCGGGAGAACTACCGCGACACCTTGCTGCGCATCGCGGAGCTGGCCACGGTGGCGCAGAGCATCGAGGTGGTGAACCTGCCCGACCCCCGGCTGGTCCAGGTGGAGCTGACGCGCGCCAATGACGAGGTGGAGCGGTGCTCGGTGGCCGCGGGCGACCTGCGCTACGAGGCGTCCACGGAGACGTACCCGGCCCGCCTGTTCTTCCAGTCGAGCTGCCTGCGCCGCGCGGACGACAAGAAGGTGGAAGTGAAGGTCCTCTGCGCCGGCTGA
- a CDS encoding ImuA family protein gives MSAAEQRVGVGQGTGSVVEQLRERIRQLQAAPRRYLAVLRTGLSAVDALLPTGGLPLGQVVELCGEAASGRTSLALHAVAAAHQEARLCAWVDGPRELYSPSAAALGVDLERLLIVRPQAPEQRIWAAVQLARSGAFACVVLDLTRGVNPDGRACRVALAEARKLADAAARGGGLLLLLTSPESPADGVVRLRTEARDGDGWSVEVVRSRQGGTGARAELPWSALYPALGLEGGGRLLDVAEDTEDGTPDFLRDQSGALRNGLGILGQRPGRDAPMPPVRQGLDAALPAH, from the coding sequence ATGAGCGCGGCGGAGCAGCGAGTGGGAGTGGGGCAGGGGACGGGCTCGGTCGTGGAGCAGCTTCGGGAGCGGATCCGCCAGTTGCAGGCGGCGCCCCGGCGCTACCTGGCGGTGCTCCGCACGGGCCTGTCGGCGGTGGACGCCCTGCTGCCGACGGGGGGCCTGCCACTGGGGCAGGTGGTGGAGCTGTGCGGTGAGGCGGCCTCGGGGCGCACCAGCCTGGCGCTGCACGCGGTGGCCGCGGCGCACCAGGAGGCGCGGCTGTGCGCCTGGGTGGACGGCCCCCGGGAGCTCTACTCGCCCTCGGCCGCGGCCCTGGGCGTGGACCTGGAGCGGCTGCTCATCGTCCGGCCCCAGGCTCCTGAGCAGCGCATCTGGGCGGCGGTGCAGCTGGCCCGGAGCGGGGCCTTCGCTTGCGTGGTGCTGGACCTGACGCGCGGCGTGAATCCCGACGGGCGCGCGTGCCGGGTGGCCCTGGCGGAGGCGCGCAAGCTGGCGGACGCGGCGGCGCGCGGCGGCGGGCTGCTCCTGCTGCTGACTTCGCCAGAGTCCCCAGCGGACGGCGTGGTCCGGCTGCGGACGGAGGCCCGGGACGGAGACGGCTGGTCGGTCGAGGTGGTGCGCAGCCGGCAGGGGGGCACGGGCGCGCGGGCGGAGCTGCCGTGGAGCGCGCTGTACCCGGCGCTGGGGTTGGAGGGAGGCGGCCGGTTGCTCGACGTGGCCGAGGACACGGAGGACGGTACGCCGGACTTCCTGCGAGATCAGTCCGGGGCGCTGCGCAACGGGCTGGGCATCCTGGGGCAGCGTCCCGGCCGTGACGCGCCCATGCCGCCCGTGCGGCAGGGATTGGACGCGGCCCTGCCGGCGCACTGA
- the lon gene encoding endopeptidase La — MSDEKKKGSAASAMPTAMAPPGLINKEDIPQVLPILPLRNSVFFPGGVLPLAVGRQKTIALIKDAVRDDQVIGVVTQRRAEEEDPGAADLYTMGTVARIVKLLKMGEDNYSLVVQGLARFRVVELVQEAPYLKARVDAVEDKTSSENVEVEALGINLKKLAREVIELMPELPAAATELVESITHPGHLADLIAANVDVPIEEKQAVLETVDLKARMKLVLELLNRKREILKLSNKIDSAVKGEMSKTQREYYLRQQLKAIKEELGEMGEEEEELDELQERLKKASLPPDVEKVANKELNRLKTIPAASSEYTVARTYLDWIADLPWAKLSEDNLDIENARQQLDKDHFGIKKVKKRILEYLAVRKLKNDMRGPILCLVGPPGVGKTSLGQSVAKATGRKFVRLSLGGVRDEAEIRGHRRTYVGALPGRFIQSMKKAGTKNPVMMLDEIDKLGADFRGDPSAALLEVLDPEQNNTFSDHYLDVPFDLSKVMFVATANQLDPIPGPLRDRMEIIELTGYTFEEKQSIARIHLVPKQLKEHGLNPDHIDITDEALLTLTTAYTREAGVRNLERRIADICRAVAVEVAGGKTEKQTINADRVKEILGPEMFYSEVAERTEVPGVATGLAWTAAGGDLLFIEATKMAGKGGMTLTGQLGDVMKESATAALSYLRSKAEQLGISPNFLEKTDLHLHFPAGSIPKDGPSAGVTILTALTSLLTGIRVRHDTAMTGEATLRGLVLPVGGIKEKVLAAHRAGIKRVILPERCRKDLIDVPDQARNELEFIFVTHMDDVLKAALETPPVGVAGTPGGEPGKEAPLPKPAESAPEVRA; from the coding sequence ATGTCCGATGAGAAGAAGAAGGGCTCCGCTGCGAGCGCTATGCCCACCGCGATGGCCCCTCCGGGGCTCATCAACAAGGAAGACATCCCGCAGGTGCTTCCCATCCTCCCCCTGCGCAACAGTGTCTTCTTCCCGGGCGGGGTGCTTCCGCTGGCCGTCGGCCGCCAGAAGACCATCGCCCTGATCAAGGACGCCGTGCGTGACGACCAGGTCATCGGTGTCGTCACCCAGCGCCGCGCCGAAGAAGAAGATCCGGGTGCCGCCGACCTCTACACCATGGGGACGGTCGCCCGCATCGTGAAGCTCCTGAAGATGGGCGAGGACAACTACTCGCTCGTCGTGCAGGGGCTCGCCCGCTTCCGCGTGGTGGAACTGGTCCAGGAAGCGCCCTACCTCAAGGCCCGCGTGGACGCCGTGGAGGACAAGACCTCTTCGGAGAACGTGGAAGTCGAGGCGCTGGGCATCAACCTCAAGAAGCTGGCGCGCGAGGTCATCGAGCTGATGCCCGAGCTGCCCGCCGCCGCCACCGAGTTGGTGGAGAGCATCACCCACCCCGGCCACCTGGCGGACCTGATCGCCGCCAACGTGGACGTCCCCATCGAGGAGAAGCAGGCCGTCCTGGAGACGGTGGACCTCAAGGCCCGGATGAAGCTCGTGCTGGAGCTGCTCAACCGGAAGCGGGAGATCCTCAAGCTCTCCAACAAGATCGACTCCGCCGTGAAGGGCGAGATGTCGAAGACCCAGCGCGAGTACTACCTGCGCCAGCAGCTCAAGGCCATCAAGGAAGAGCTGGGGGAGATGGGCGAGGAGGAAGAGGAGCTCGACGAGCTGCAGGAGCGCCTGAAGAAGGCCAGCCTGCCGCCCGACGTGGAGAAGGTCGCCAACAAGGAGCTCAACCGCCTGAAGACGATTCCGGCGGCCTCCAGTGAGTACACCGTCGCGCGCACCTACCTGGATTGGATCGCCGACCTGCCGTGGGCGAAGCTCTCCGAGGACAACCTCGACATCGAGAACGCGCGCCAGCAGCTGGACAAGGATCACTTCGGCATCAAGAAGGTGAAGAAGCGCATCCTGGAGTACCTGGCCGTCCGCAAGCTGAAGAACGACATGCGTGGCCCCATCCTGTGCCTCGTCGGTCCGCCGGGCGTCGGCAAGACGTCGCTGGGCCAGAGCGTGGCCAAGGCCACGGGCCGCAAGTTCGTGCGCCTGTCGCTGGGCGGCGTGCGTGACGAGGCGGAGATCCGCGGCCACCGCCGGACCTATGTGGGCGCCCTCCCCGGCCGCTTCATCCAGAGCATGAAGAAGGCCGGCACGAAGAACCCGGTCATGATGCTGGACGAAATTGACAAGCTCGGCGCCGACTTCCGTGGCGACCCGAGCGCGGCGCTCCTCGAGGTGCTGGACCCGGAGCAGAACAACACGTTCAGCGACCACTACCTCGACGTGCCCTTCGATTTGTCCAAGGTGATGTTCGTCGCCACGGCGAACCAGCTCGACCCCATCCCCGGTCCGCTGCGTGACCGCATGGAGATCATCGAGCTGACGGGCTACACCTTCGAGGAGAAGCAGAGCATCGCCCGCATCCACCTGGTTCCCAAGCAGCTCAAGGAGCACGGGCTGAACCCGGACCACATCGACATCACCGACGAGGCGCTGCTCACGCTGACCACCGCGTACACGCGCGAGGCCGGTGTGCGTAACCTGGAGCGCCGCATCGCGGACATCTGCCGCGCGGTGGCGGTGGAGGTGGCCGGCGGGAAGACGGAGAAGCAGACCATCAACGCCGACCGGGTGAAGGAGATCCTCGGGCCTGAGATGTTCTACTCCGAGGTCGCCGAGCGCACCGAGGTTCCGGGTGTGGCCACGGGCCTGGCCTGGACGGCGGCGGGTGGCGACCTGCTCTTCATCGAGGCGACGAAGATGGCGGGCAAGGGCGGCATGACGCTCACCGGCCAGCTGGGCGACGTGATGAAGGAGAGCGCCACGGCGGCGCTGAGCTACCTGCGCAGCAAGGCCGAGCAGCTCGGCATCAGCCCGAACTTCCTGGAGAAGACGGACCTGCACCTGCACTTCCCGGCGGGCTCCATTCCGAAGGACGGACCTTCCGCGGGCGTCACCATCCTGACGGCGCTCACCAGCCTCCTGACGGGCATCCGCGTGCGTCACGACACGGCGATGACGGGCGAGGCCACGCTGCGTGGCCTGGTGCTGCCGGTGGGTGGCATCAAGGAGAAGGTGCTGGCGGCGCACCGGGCGGGCATCAAGCGGGTCATCCTGCCCGAGCGGTGCCGCAAGGACCTGATCGACGTGCCGGACCAGGCGCGCAACGAGCTGGAGTTCATCTTCGTCACCCACATGGACGACGTCCTGAAGGCGGCGCTGGAGACGCCTCCCGTCGGCGTGGCGGGAACCCCGGGCGGTGAGCCGGGCAAGGAGGCTCCGCTGCCGAAGCCGGCCGAGTCCGCCCCCGAGGTCCGCGCCTAG
- a CDS encoding Y-family DNA polymerase translates to MRRAYLHLTRFPVQRRVVESPELAGRPFALVEAVRGQRRVAFASTSALKAGVRPGMTLTAATALEPGLRHFDYRPEDELRALTALGEALLPLAPGFQLCAPDGLWLDAGAAHLCDGEEGLGTRMLSLCAELGYRAHVVVASEAFTSRAVARYGARRVEVVAPGDSARALAPLPLSALEGREGAAFSALGLTTLGEVAALPVGAVAARGGAAGARVHARCRGEDDTPFVPAVLEAVLEERVVLDFPAESFEPLRFALKTLTDRLGARLSGRCRAAVRLTFTLKLDPSGQRQVTLTLARPTARAKLLHELARHRLEELRLENPVAEVSARVDEHSEDGGQQLALGDAPEGDAALEVVLSRLASTLGEASLFAAGLEAVHRPEAAHGTRAFRPPEARRGLSAELLEPGARRASVSAASRERPSRLLAEPACLDAEVAESGRLLAARMAGRRHRVTALTGPERLGGEWWSETPFQRDYYRVHFEGLGPAWVFRDGRDGRFYLQGLFD, encoded by the coding sequence ATGCGCAGGGCCTATCTGCACCTCACCCGCTTCCCGGTGCAGCGCCGGGTGGTGGAGTCCCCGGAACTCGCGGGCCGTCCCTTCGCGCTGGTCGAGGCGGTGCGTGGCCAGCGCCGCGTGGCCTTCGCCTCCACCTCGGCGCTGAAGGCGGGGGTGCGCCCGGGGATGACGCTGACGGCGGCCACCGCGCTGGAGCCAGGGCTGCGGCACTTCGACTACCGCCCGGAGGACGAACTGCGCGCGCTGACGGCGCTGGGCGAGGCGCTGCTGCCACTGGCCCCGGGTTTTCAGCTCTGCGCCCCGGATGGATTGTGGCTGGACGCGGGGGCCGCGCACCTGTGCGACGGCGAGGAAGGTCTGGGCACGCGGATGCTGTCGCTGTGCGCCGAGCTGGGTTACCGGGCGCACGTGGTGGTGGCCTCGGAGGCCTTCACCTCGCGCGCGGTGGCTCGGTATGGCGCGCGCCGGGTGGAGGTGGTGGCTCCGGGGGATAGTGCTCGGGCCCTGGCGCCGTTGCCGCTGTCCGCGTTGGAAGGCCGCGAGGGGGCGGCGTTCTCCGCGCTGGGCCTCACCACGCTGGGCGAGGTGGCGGCGCTGCCCGTGGGGGCCGTGGCGGCCCGGGGCGGCGCGGCTGGCGCACGGGTTCATGCGAGGTGCCGCGGAGAGGACGACACGCCCTTCGTCCCCGCGGTGCTGGAAGCGGTGTTGGAGGAGCGCGTGGTGCTGGACTTCCCGGCCGAGTCCTTCGAGCCGCTGCGCTTCGCGCTCAAGACGTTGACGGACCGGCTGGGGGCACGGTTGTCCGGACGGTGCCGGGCGGCGGTGCGGCTCACCTTCACGCTGAAGCTGGACCCCTCGGGGCAACGGCAGGTGACGCTGACGCTGGCGCGGCCCACGGCGCGGGCGAAGCTGTTGCACGAGCTGGCGCGGCACCGGCTGGAGGAGCTGCGGCTGGAGAACCCGGTGGCGGAGGTGTCCGCTCGGGTGGACGAGCACTCCGAGGACGGAGGACAGCAGCTCGCGCTGGGGGACGCGCCGGAGGGCGACGCGGCGCTGGAAGTCGTGCTGTCGCGGCTGGCGTCCACGTTGGGGGAGGCGTCGCTCTTCGCGGCGGGCCTGGAGGCGGTCCACCGGCCCGAGGCGGCCCATGGAACACGGGCCTTCCGGCCTCCGGAGGCGCGGCGGGGCCTGTCGGCGGAGTTGCTGGAGCCAGGCGCCCGGCGCGCCTCGGTGTCGGCGGCCTCACGGGAGCGTCCCTCCCGGCTGCTGGCGGAGCCGGCGTGTCTGGACGCGGAAGTGGCGGAGTCTGGACGCTTGCTGGCCGCGCGCATGGCGGGCCGGCGGCACCGGGTGACGGCGCTCACGGGGCCGGAGCGGCTGGGCGGGGAGTGGTGGTCGGAGACGCCCTTTCAACGGGACTACTACCGGGTCCACTTCGAGGGGCTGGGGCCCGCCTGGGTGTTCCGCGACGGACGGGATGGACGTTTCTACCTCCAGGGACTGTTCGACTGA